The sequence GGAGCGGGGTCGACCGGGGAGAACGTCGCCGACGTCGTCGTGCGGGGCGGGCTGTCGGCGCTCCTCGTCGAGCCCGAGCTGGTCGGCTGCGAGTGCTCCTACTGGGCGTGCATGCCGAGCAAGACGCTGCTGCGGGGCACCGAGGTGCTCGCGGAGGCGCGGGCCGCGCGAGGCGACCAGCGCCGAGGAGGCCCCGGGCCGGCTCCGGTGCTCGGAGGCGGCTACGTCGGCTGCGAGATGGCCACCGCCTGGCAGGCCCTCGGCTCGCAGGTGACCGTGCTGCAGCGCGGCGACCGGCTGCTGCCGCGCCTGGAGCCGGGGGAGTAGCTCTCCGTCGACGCCGCGCTGCGGGTGGAGGGGATCCCCTGGCTCTACGGCGTCGGCGTCGGCGACGTCAACGGCCGGGCGCAGCTCACCCACATGGGCAGGTACCAGGCCCGCCAGGCCGGGGCCGCGATCGTCGCGCGGGCCCGCGGCGA is a genomic window of Blastococcus sp. HT6-30 containing:
- a CDS encoding FAD-dependent oxidoreductase; the protein is MSAAERTYDVVVLGAGSTGENVADVVVRGGLSALLVEPELVGCECSYWACMPSKTLLRGTEVLAEARAARGDQRRGGPGPAPVLGGGYVGCEMATAWQALGSQVTVLQRGDRLLPRLEPGE